The Candidatus Bathyarchaeota archaeon genome includes a region encoding these proteins:
- a CDS encoding RNA-binding protein, translated as MSEMTTKILEESLGRTVLVRLRGGKSLRGKLKGFDQHLNLVLEETEDMTDKANVKKLGAIIVRGDNVVIISPPPR; from the coding sequence ATGAGCGAAATGACCACCAAAATCTTGGAGGAGAGCCTTGGAAGAACAGTTCTTGTACGATTAAGAGGCGGAAAAAGTTTGCGGGGAAAATTGAAGGGTTTTGATCAACACCTCAATTTGGTGCTTGAAGAGACAGAAGACATGACGGATAAGGCGAATGTAAAAAAACTGGGCGCCATTATCGTTCGGGGAGACAACGTCGTCATCATTTCTCCACCTCCTAGGTGA